TCCGACAGCCTCACGGCCCTGACCCTTGCGACGGTTGCTGCACTCTTGACGGGCGGAGGTGCAGCAGGAGCCGCCAGTGTCGCGCTGACACCGTTCGTCGGCGTGCCGGTGGGTATTTTCGTGGGCATTTATGTCTTTGCCAAAGTGGTTCGACTGATTTCAGGAAAAAAATAATGAAACGTAAAACACTGCCTCTGCTGGCACTGGTTGCCACCACTCTGTTTCTGAGCGCCTGCGATGACAGAAGTGATGAACTGAAGGCCATCAGCAAATTCAAGGACCTCACTCCGCCGCGCTTCAGCGATGTGGTCAGCCGCCAGGATGATGTCAGCGAAGAATGGTCACAGGTTGGCTTCTCATCTGGTCTCACCCTGCAGGTCTTACGTACCCGTGAGTCGCCCGATGGCTGCGAGGGCGGTAGTTACTACTACCTCGCGGATATGCAGGAAAAAACCGTCCAGCCGCTGATGAATGCGCTTTGTATTGCCGATAACATCAAACTGGAATACCAGGAGGTGACGGACCCGTATACCAAAGAAAGATACTTTGAGTACGCCCATGACGGCAAACTGATGGGGCGACTGCTGATACCCTCAAACCCTGAGAACCACGAATAAAAACAACGATAAAGGAGACAGAAATGACAATAGATTCACTAAGCCGGTTTGTACTGGCATGTTCACTGTTTACCAGCTTTACAGCCTCTGCGGTTCCCGGATTCTGGCAGCAGGGCTATGGCCAGGGCAATACGGAATACAGCGTGACCGATACCAGTGGGAAGATGTTTACCATCAACTGTACTGGAAATCCTGACCAGAATGGTTTCTACCAGCATTCAGTTTTTCTGACCCTGACGGATAACAGAATGGTCAGTTCGCACGATGATGGCACCACAGTCACCGTGGTGATGGACCATAAGCAATATGCCATTCCCTCAACCCTTGGCTGGCGTAACGGCGATAACGCCTGGTATGACTTCATTATGGATATCCGTAAGACCGGGCAGTTTGACGTTTACGTCAATGACCGTAAAGCGGGGACTTTCACTGTGGACCTGAAGAACGCAGAGAAAGTTCTGCCCACTCCCGGAGACTGCGGTAACGACTGAAAGCCGTTCCTCCTTACGCAAACCAACCCCGACAGCCATCAGGCTGCCGGGGTTTTCTTTTATCAGGAGCCCGAAAATGTCCCAATCCGTGTTACTGCCACCGGGGCCTTTCACCCGGAGACAAGCGCAAGCGGTCACTACCACGTACAGCAATATCACCCTCGAAGACGACCAAGGCAGTCACTTCCGCCTTGTGGTTCGTGACACTGAAGGCCGGATGGTCTGGCGGGCATGGAACTTTGAACCCGATGCCGCTGAAAGTCTTAACCGCTACATCCGCACCTCTGGCATCCGTACAGGCACCTCCACCCGCTGACCGCGAAGCATTTACCCGCACATTTCACCTCCCCGAACACGCTTTATTCCCCCATTTGCCAGCCATCGCCGCTGGCGTTTTTTATTAACGGAGACATGCCCATGACAACACAGACGCAGTACGACCTCGCACCCGCTAACCAATCAGAATTTGAACTGACCGTCACGCAGGTACCCGACGAACAGCGTATCGATTTCTGGCCGCAACACTTTGGCACTATCCCGCAGTGGACAACCCTGGAACCGCGTATTTTTGCCTGGATGGACCGCTTCTGTTCGACCTACAGCGGTGGTATCTGGTCCTTTTACACCCTCAGCAATGGCGGGGCGTTTATGGCTCCCGAGTCTGACAATGATGAGACATGGCGTCTGTTTAATTGCCTGAACGGCAACGATGCCCAAATGAGTGCAGAAGCCGCAGGTATTGCTGTCTGCCTGATTGCGTACAGCCATCACGCCTGTCGCACCCAATGCGGTGCCATGACTGAACACTATTACCGCCTGCGGGACTACGCCCTGCAGCATCCAGAGGCCCACGCCATTCTGCGTATTATCGACTGACCGAAGGAGCAACAGATGAAACAGCTTTCCTTTTTACCCGGCGAGATGACGCCACAGGACCGGTGTCTCATTCAGCGGGCGCTCAGGGCTCTGGACCGCCACCTGCATGAGCCCGGCGTAGCCTTCACCTCTACCCACGCCGTACGTGAATGGCTGCGACTGCATATGGCCGCGCTTGAGCGGGAAGAGTTCCGGGTGTTGTATCTGGACAACCAGAATCAGTTGATTGCCCATGAAACGCTCTTCACCGGCACGATTAACCGCACCGAGGTGCATCCCCGGGAGGTGGTCAAACGTGCTCTGCACTTCAACGCGGCGGCGGTGATACTCGCGCACAACCATCCTTCTGGCGAGACAACACCCAGCCAGGCAGACAAAGCCCTCACGCAGCGACTGGTACAGGTGCTTCAGTTGGTGGATATCCGCGTCCCTGACCATCTGATTGTCGGCGGCAGGCAAATCTATTCGTTCGCAGAACACGGTTTGCTGTGAGGTATGATATGAAAATTATCAGTAAACGCCGGGCAATGACGATATACCGCCAGCATCCTGAGTCCCGGATCTTTCGCTACTGCAGTGGAAAATATCAGTGGCACGGTAGCGTCTGCCATTACACCGGCAGGGACGTTCCGGATATCGCAGGTGTCCTCGCGGTATACGCCGAACGCCGCCAGGACCGCAACGGGCCTTATGCCTGCCTGATGAGCATCACTCTGAACTGACAATACAAAGGAGAGTCGTTATGACTCACATCACATGGGGCCTGCAGCGGAATATCACGCCGCGCCTGGGAGCCCGTCTGGTGCAGGAGGGGAACCGGCTGCATTATCTGGCTGACCGGGCCAGCATCACCGGCAAGTTCAGTGACACCGAATGCCGGAAGCTGGATGAAACATTCCCGCACTTTATCCGCCAGATGGAATCGATGCTGACCACCGGTGAAGTCAGCCCCCAACATGCCCACTGCGTCATCATGTACCACAACGGTTTCACCTGTGAAGCCGACACCCTTGGCAGTTGCGGTTACGTGTACATCGCCATTTATCCCACCCAGCGCTAATAACTTTCACGAGAGCAAACATGAAAACTTTACCTGCAACAACTCAGCGGGCGGTGAAGCCCTGCCTGTCACCCGTGGCTGTCTGGCAAATGCTACTGACACGCCTGCTGGAACAGCACTATGGTCTCACCCTCAACGACACACCGTTCAGTGAGGAACGTGTTATACAGGAACATATCGATGCCGGGATCTCGCTGGCTGATGCCGTGAATTTTCTGGTGGAAAAATACGAACTGGTGCGTATCGACAGGAAGGGATTTAACTGGCAGGAACAATCGCCTTATCTTCAGGCTGTCGATATTCTGCGAGCGCGGCAGGCAACTGGCTTGTTGCAGCAAAGCCGTAGCAACGTAGTACGATGAACATTGCGTACAACCTTCCCGATTTACATTTCTGAACTTCCTCCCTTGTTTACCTATTGCGTAATGCGCCTGCTGCTACCCGGCTGGCGCGTTATCTTTTTACGGACAAACCATCATGCAACCAGAAGGTGAAGTATTAACCGATCATAATGAGCTAATTTGTTCAAGCTTTATTGAACACATTGCCAACACATTGAATTTAGGAGTGGTGTAGACATGGACAACTAAACCTGCAGCCACGGAGGTATAGCGAGTGAAGCCCTATCCGGCCTTTTTGGTCAGTAGATAAGATTGATCTTCGTTGATAGAATTTACTTACATCAGCAGTTACATGAAAATAATTTTTGGTGGGAAAAAGATAAGACACTACGTAACTATTTGATTTCTTGGTGCCGATAATAGGAGTCGAACCTACGACCTTCGCATTACGAATTATAAGAACCACCTTGTAACACAATAACTTACCGCGTCATACCTGCGCTCACACGTCCCATGACGCCAAAACATGCAAAGCTGTGCAAACCGGTGCAAAGCCTTGCGTGTCTCACTTCTGTCCCACCTCTACCAGGCGCAAGACGAATCGACACCTTCCGAGGTTTTGAGTTGTTTTGCGCTAATTTTTTGCCCCATCCATGCCACATAGATTGCTTTCAAGGAGCTATGGGCCATGAGATATCAGGAGCGGAATTCGTGTCTATACGACTTAATAACACTCTGAATTTTTTCAAGGCTAAAAGTCTTGCTGTCTCATCTTCTGTTGCCATGTCAAGATCAACAGCATCCTGAAGGAGTGATATCTCGTTGCTTGCTTCATTCATCAGCATCGTTTTCCTTTCTACTGCCTCTTTCTGCTGAATATCTTTGAGTGCTTTATCGTCGGGTAGCCACTTTTCTCCATCCCAAAACTCCCATGCCCGAGGAGGACCAGACAAAGTAAACCCATCAGGAATGTCTCCAGGCTCATTTATAATAATGGTCTTGCTTTTGTCAGTAGAGTAGGCTGTCTTGCCACGATAATCTGAGGTGATAATCCATTCAGATCCATTCGCATTTCTGATTATCGCCTTTCCCTCTTGCAGAGGCGGCGGCGCGTCGAGGTATGCGCCAGCTGGAAGTCCCGTTCCTCTACTTATCATGACTTCAGAGGTGCCTATGTATTCCCCATTGATGTCTGCAATATAAACTTTTTGGATGAAATCTTGTTCAGCAAAACCATCTGAATTGAATACCATTACGAAGCCCTCACTATCATATTCCAGACTATGTTTCTCATTCTGACTTCTGCTGAGTTTCCACGACCATAAGAAGGACTTGATTTTGATGCATCAATGGTTGCAGTCACGCTACGAAGGAAAGTTGTGTCACTCGTTATTGTGTACGCAGCTGCAACGCCTCCTGCGCACGTTATCGCGCCTGTGCCAAATCCTCTGGAATCAACCGATGGCGCAAAAGACCCTACAATATTAGGAGCTGCGTCCAGTTGTTCCGAAAGCATTGCCCTCCCCTGATCTACTCCCCTGCCATCATCAAATCCCCTGACTACGTTAGCACGCATATCGGGAAGAACGCCTGTCGTATAAATAGAAGCTAATTTTGGGTATAGCGTTTTATCGAATGATGCCCCATTCAACCTGAGGTATTTAATTCCAAGAGTTGAGTTGTCAGGAAGATTTAAAGAAGGCCACACTAACATCGACCCCACAGGTGAAAGAGCGTCAACCATATCTTTAATGCTATTCAATGATGGGCCAGTCCATGAGCTACCGTCTGATAGAGTGACAGTAATATTACCTGCGCCTGAAAACATTTGCTGCCAGTTTGTTTTGTCCAGGTTAAGTCCACGTAAGGCTTCGGCGGTCTGTGAGGCAAGTGACGCGGTAATTAAGCTCTGTGCTTCCTGAGGAACGGCAAACCAGGCGACTCCGCTTTGAGTTGGCCCCGTGTAATTACTGACAAGCGTCAGCTGAGTATTGCTTGTAATTGTTTTAACAGGCAGGGTGTAAGGAGTCCCACCAATTTTAACAACAATGAAGTCTCCCGCCTTCAGTTCCGTTGTGAATGACGTTCCATTACCAGTAACCGCTGCTGATTTATTTGTTAGCGTAAGAGTGCCTGCCGACATGGTATTCTCCTGAAAAAACCGCCATAGCGATGCTGCTTAATACATGCTTTCAAGCAGTAAGATATTTGTAGAGCTGACAATATCGAACATCACCGGATATTCACTTGTCCAGAAAGTAGCGACGTAGCCACGGCCGATCCGCACCGCGTTTCCGCTTCTGACGATCCCGCAATATTTCGCGTAACACCAGCCGCCCTGAATATCAGACTTCGCGCCATAGCGACCCAGCATAATGAAACGGTTGCCAATGTCCGTTGACGTTTTCGATGCACGGAAATACGCATTGCTGTATAAAAAAGGGCGGCGCGTTGTAGAGAATGTGCACTGACCCGCTGCATTAAAAAAGTTAAGGCCGGGTCCCGCAACGGGTGCCGCACCCGCCGCAAATATCACGATGTCCATGGTGACTGTAGCGTTCACATTTGCGCCGTTACGCTCCAGTGTGGCGATGACTCTGGTGCCATCATATTCAACCGTCACACCATCGGCGCTCCATTTACCAAACACCAGATATGTTCCACGAGTAAAGCCGGTATTCGGCGGTGTCCACGAGCCGGTAAAGGTGACTCGCCCGCGCCATGCGCATTGACCCACAATGCTGCCATTCGTGATAGTGGTAAAATCTGTACTGTCAGAAATAAATAACCCGGCACGACCGGACTGAGACGCTGGCATTATCTGCCACATCGTTCCGGGCCAGAGAATATCGTTATAGCCTTTTGCGCTGTACCACGACGAAATAGTCATGCTGCCACCATTCTGGGCGGCTCCGCTAAGGCAACCTACATCCGGAACGAGACTTGTTCCGGTTTGATAAATTCTGGCAGTTTCGTGCGGGGCATAGACCAGGGTGGCACCAGCCACATAACCCGGTGCGTTATATATGTTTCCTGATCCTCCTACTGTCCCGCACCAGGAGGGGCAACGAAGCCCGGCCGTGATTTCCATTACCGGACCGCCGTCATTTAAGTCAATCAGTAATCCACTGGGCATAATTACCAGCTCCCCAGAACAATACGGCCACCATTCGCCAGGTTTACGGTAACGCCAGCCCCGTCAATAACCACGTTGTTTCCGGGACCTGACATAGAGAAACGCCCTTCGGTTGCAATAATGGTTCCGCGCACTGTAACGGCATTGAACTCAGCATTACCTGCCTTATTGATGAGCCAACCTGATGCTCCTGCCACATAATTATTTGACTGAATGTAATTACCGATTTTAGCATTATCTATGCTCCCATCCTGGATAAAGGTGGAACGCATAAACACCTGTCCATTAACCACAAAGAATGCTGCCTGATAATTACCCGGATCACTTCCGGAATAAATACCAAACTGGTCAGCGGCAAAAACGGTAGTCGACTTATAACTTCCTGCACCGTCAGGCTCTATACCCATTGCAAAACCAGTGTTATACAATTGGTCACCACGTTTAATGCCGAGGTTGAGCGTATAGAATGCCTTGGCTGTTCCATTATCTGTTACAGTTGCGGTTAGCTTTTGGTTAAGCGCTGCCGTAGTTTGTGCATATTGAGCCTGAACCTGAGTTGTTAATTCAGCCAGAGACTTATCAACATCAGCGACAGTAGTTTTAACGATAAGAATATCCGCTCTGACTTCCCCGTACTGTGCCCATTGATGGTCAACAGTAGAGTTATTAGCGAGAGCGTTTTCTAAAATCCCCTCAATATTGGTATCAATACCATTCTGAAGGTTTTCAAATGCGCCAGAATTGCGAATTGCATCATCGATATAATCCAGCATTCCTGGGATATCAGCTGAAGCCTGTCCTGATGCTTCGACAAAGGGAGAAACACCAAATGCGTTTTTTGTTCTTACGTACATATAGTACGTTGTGTCTGCTTTGAGATTATGAAGCGTCCACTGACTGGAGCGACCAAGAAATTGGGTCTGCTCCTCAATGAGCGAGGGGTCAGTGATGCGATTCTCGCCTGAATACCAAAACTCAAATGTCGTATCAGTTGTTGCTGTTACACTCATCACCGGCACAATATCAGCCGAAAAAATGCCAGGCGTCCATATAACAGATGTTGGTGCCAGCGGAGCGCCTATCACCAGGCTAACCTGAGTTTCAGCGCCTTTCATTCCGT
This sequence is a window from Cronobacter sakazakii. Protein-coding genes within it:
- the ypjK gene encoding protein YpjK produces the protein MPFIAIIAIVVIVIILNKTGVSDSLTALTLATVAALLTGGGAAGAASVALTPFVGVPVGIFVGIYVFAKVVRLISGKK
- a CDS encoding type IV toxin-antitoxin system YeeU family antitoxin; amino-acid sequence: MTHITWGLQRNITPRLGARLVQEGNRLHYLADRASITGKFSDTECRKLDETFPHFIRQMESMLTTGEVSPQHAHCVIMYHNGFTCEADTLGSCGYVYIAIYPTQR
- a CDS encoding TA system toxin CbtA family protein; the encoded protein is MKTLPATTQRAVKPCLSPVAVWQMLLTRLLEQHYGLTLNDTPFSEERVIQEHIDAGISLADAVNFLVEKYELVRIDRKGFNWQEQSPYLQAVDILRARQATGLLQQSRSNVVR
- a CDS encoding YfjS/YafY family lipoprotein; translation: MKRKTLPLLALVATTLFLSACDDRSDELKAISKFKDLTPPRFSDVVSRQDDVSEEWSQVGFSSGLTLQVLRTRESPDGCEGGSYYYLADMQEKTVQPLMNALCIADNIKLEYQEVTDPYTKERYFEYAHDGKLMGRLLIPSNPENHE
- a CDS encoding JAB domain-containing protein, whose product is MKQLSFLPGEMTPQDRCLIQRALRALDRHLHEPGVAFTSTHAVREWLRLHMAALEREEFRVLYLDNQNQLIAHETLFTGTINRTEVHPREVVKRALHFNAAAVILAHNHPSGETTPSQADKALTQRLVQVLQLVDIRVPDHLIVGGRQIYSFAEHGLL
- a CDS encoding tail fiber assembly protein, with amino-acid sequence MVFNSDGFAEQDFIQKVYIADINGEYIGTSEVMISRGTGLPAGAYLDAPPPLQEGKAIIRNANGSEWIITSDYRGKTAYSTDKSKTIIINEPGDIPDGFTLSGPPRAWEFWDGEKWLPDDKALKDIQQKEAVERKTMLMNEASNEISLLQDAVDLDMATEDETARLLALKKFRVLLSRIDTNSAPDISWPIAP
- a CDS encoding DUF905 domain-containing protein, with amino-acid sequence MSQSVLLPPGPFTRRQAQAVTTTYSNITLEDDQGSHFRLVVRDTEGRMVWRAWNFEPDAAESLNRYIRTSGIRTGTSTR
- a CDS encoding tail fiber protein; its protein translation is MSAGTLTLTNKSAAVTGNGTSFTTELKAGDFIVVKIGGTPYTLPVKTITSNTQLTLVSNYTGPTQSGVAWFAVPQEAQSLITASLASQTAEALRGLNLDKTNWQQMFSGAGNITVTLSDGSSWTGPSLNSIKDMVDALSPVGSMLVWPSLNLPDNSTLGIKYLRLNGASFDKTLYPKLASIYTTGVLPDMRANVVRGFDDGRGVDQGRAMLSEQLDAAPNIVGSFAPSVDSRGFGTGAITCAGGVAAAYTITSDTTFLRSVTATIDASKSSPSYGRGNSAEVRMRNIVWNMIVRAS
- a CDS encoding DUF987 domain-containing protein is translated as MKIISKRRAMTIYRQHPESRIFRYCSGKYQWHGSVCHYTGRDVPDIAGVLAVYAERRQDRNGPYACLMSITLN
- the ykfB gene encoding protein YkfB, which produces MTIDSLSRFVLACSLFTSFTASAVPGFWQQGYGQGNTEYSVTDTSGKMFTINCTGNPDQNGFYQHSVFLTLTDNRMVSSHDDGTTVTVVMDHKQYAIPSTLGWRNGDNAWYDFIMDIRKTGQFDVYVNDRKAGTFTVDLKNAEKVLPTPGDCGND
- a CDS encoding antirestriction protein; the encoded protein is MTTQTQYDLAPANQSEFELTVTQVPDEQRIDFWPQHFGTIPQWTTLEPRIFAWMDRFCSTYSGGIWSFYTLSNGGAFMAPESDNDETWRLFNCLNGNDAQMSAEAAGIAVCLIAYSHHACRTQCGAMTEHYYRLRDYALQHPEAHAILRIID
- a CDS encoding DUF6453 family protein codes for the protein MPSGLLIDLNDGGPVMEITAGLRCPSWCGTVGGSGNIYNAPGYVAGATLVYAPHETARIYQTGTSLVPDVGCLSGAAQNGGSMTISSWYSAKGYNDILWPGTMWQIMPASQSGRAGLFISDSTDFTTITNGSIVGQCAWRGRVTFTGSWTPPNTGFTRGTYLVFGKWSADGVTVEYDGTRVIATLERNGANVNATVTMDIVIFAAGAAPVAGPGLNFFNAAGQCTFSTTRRPFLYSNAYFRASKTSTDIGNRFIMLGRYGAKSDIQGGWCYAKYCGIVRSGNAVRIGRGYVATFWTSEYPVMFDIVSSTNILLLESMY